AACGCTGGTATTGGAGGCGCCGTCAATTTCATGGACATCAAGCGATTTCCCCTGAATAATGTCGAGGCAGTTTGGACACTGATCACATGGCTCCATTAGACTCCGCAAACTCTGCGAGTTTGCTTCGCGACACGGCAAAGCCGGGTCTTGACTTATACTCCGCAAACTCTGCGAGTTTGCTTCGCGACCCGGCAAAGCCGGGTCTTGACCACCGACCCCCTTTTCACAATTCAGCGCCTTTGCCAAAATGCGAGCCACGGTGGTTTTTCCAATCCCACGCGCACCGGTAAAAAGATAGGCATGATGGATCCGGTTGGAAGCCAGCGCGTTCTGTAAAGTTTGGGTTACGTGCATCTGCCCAACGACTTCGCCAAAGAGTTGCGGTCGGTATTTGCGGGCTAATACTTGATAGGACATGGCCGATCCGTAACCTAATTGGAAAAACCATGCAAGTGGCAATAATAAAGGCTCAAATTAAAAATAAAAAACCAAAGATTAAAAACACATACCAAAAATAAGAAATACCGCATTTTTGATTTTTGGTTTTTAATTTTTGGTTTTTTAAACTAGGCTGTCCCAATGCAACGCATTCTCTGTCTTGATGTGGGGACAAAACGGATTGGAGTGGCCATCAGTGATCCGTTTGGCAAAACTGCTCAGGGCATCACGACACTAATACGCACCACCTTCCCAAAAGATTGCGCTCAAATTTTGAAAATCTTTCAGGAATATGATGTCGAAAAAATTCTCATCGGTTTACCCACTGATTTGGAAGATGCCGAAGGTCCGCAAGCCAAAAAAGTTCGCTTCTTTGAAGAGGGACTTGAAAAATTTCTAAAAGAAAACCACCTTGATATTCAAATTCAATTTTGGGATGAAAGTTTTTCGTCAAGAGAGGCGGAATCGATTCTTTTGGAAGGAGATTTAAGCCGAAAAAAAAGGCGCAAAGTGATCGACAAACTTGCCGCCGCACTGATTTTGCAGGACTATCTAAATTCTTATGAGGGCACCTCTAAAAACCTATGAAAACCACAATTTGTCATTCCTCGCTACGCTCCGAATCTACTTTGTTATCAAGCAGATCCTTCACGGAGTTTACCCTGAGCACGAGCAGATTCTTCGCGGAGTTTACCCTGAGCCCGAACAGATTCTTCGCTTCGCTCAGAATGACAAAGCGAAGGGCTCAGAATGACAATGATGGCGAAGGGTTCAGGATGACAAGCGGTGTTTTTAGAGGCGCCCATGATTAAAAGAATATTCAAAGTCTGCATTTTTCTTCTGCTGCCCCTGCTTGCCGCCCTGTCCCTCGTTTTTGTTTATCTCCATCACCCTGTTCAACCCCGTGAAGCCGTGATGGTCGTTGAAAAAGGCATGGCGTTTCGGACAGTGACAAGCCATCTGGCAAAGCGGGGAATTATCGAATACCCGTGGCTTTTCTTTTTGTATGCCCATCTGCGCGGCGAAACAAAAGGAATCAAAGCGGGAGAATATCTTTTCAGCCAGCCTATCAATCCCCTTGATGTGCTTCAACGCCTCGTGCACGGGCGCGTCAATGCTTACAAGGTGCAAATTATTGAAGGATGGACGCTTCATCAAATTGCCAATTATCTTGCGGGTCTCCCGTTCATAAAAAATCCCGATTTTAAAAAAGAGTTTTTAGATCTCACAGAAAACAAGGAATTTATTCAATCGCTTGAAATAAATAGCCCAACGTTGGAGGGTTATCTTTTTCCGAACACCTATTATCTTTATGCCGATACTCCCCCCGCCGATTATCTCCGAAATTTTGTCAAAGAATTTAAAAAGAATTATCAACTTGCAACGGGCACTCTCAAAACAATCCCCGTCTATTCCCAAAATCAGATTATGACACTCGCTTCGTTGATCGAAAAAGAGGCGGGCGTTGAAGGGGAACGTCCTCTTGTGGCTTCTGTTTTTTATAATCGCCTCGCAAAGGGAATGCCTCTGCAAAGTGATCCCACCGTTATTTATGGAATCAAAAATTTTGACGGCGACATTAAGAAAGTGGATATTGCCAACCCGCATCCTTATAATACGTACGTCCATGCGGGATTTCCACCCGGCCCCATCTGCAATCCCGGATTGGCTTCGATCAAAGCGGCTTTGCAACCGGCGCAAACAAATTATATTTATTTTGTTTCGAAAGGAAATGGAACGCACCAATTTTCAGAAACGATTCAGGAACATGAAGAGGGAGTCAAAAGACTTCTACTAAAAGACCTAATGTAGATTCCCACGGGCAAACCCGTGGCACTTTTGAAAACGTGCTTCGCACGGTACTATGTGGGCTTGTTTGAGAGGAATCTACTCAGTGAGCAAAGCGAACGTGAGGGGGAGGCTCCAACGGCTTTGCCGTTGGAGGGGGCGACGCAAGCCCCTATAAATAGACCAGCCTACGGCGCCGGAGAATCAGCAAAAATAAAGAGATTGGGAAAAGTACCGCAAGAGAAGGATCAAAAGAAGCGTTGTTATTTAACGAACACCCGCCTCCACCTTTGGAAAAATTACTTTTCGGAGCTGAATCGGTATTGGGACCTGCGGAAGGATCAGGTTGGTTGGAATGACCCACCGGTCCAACATTGCCTCTGTCATTGCCACCACCATTATTGGGAGGGGCTGTTTCGAGATCATCGCAATTACAACAAAAATTCATGATCTGGCCTGAAGGACAGGCGATAACTTCACTACATTGCCCTGTGCATTCTCTCGCAGAAGGCGTTGCCGAATTCTCTGACGTATCCTCCGATGGTGTTTCGGAATTATCTTGGAAATCTGCCATAGCAGTCCCGATAAATTCAACCTGTTGGACTTCATCGTTCCGATGGAAAAATCCTGAGAGATCAATCGCGGTTTGAGTTTCCTCTCCAATAAATGCTTCTTTGCAATATGTCTTGGCGCCTCTGACGATGTCATCGTAGCAAACCGTGGTATCGTAGATCAGTCCTCTTGATTTCCAACAAAATCTATTATGCCAAACATCTAAGCGAACCGGAAAAGACGTCCCATTACTACAAAGTGGCCAATAACTGGTGGCCGGCGGATCGGGATAATTGTGATCCTCGCGACTAGGCATATTGACGCCATATTCCAAATCCTGAAAATAATTCTCACCGGAAAAAACATCCTGAAGAGTCTGGGCATAATAATTGATTTTTGCGCACTTCAACTGGATGCCTTCCCACACTTCTCCCACTCGTACTTTAAAACCTTTTACATATTCCCCATCGTGACACAGCGCCGTGTAGGTCGCGCCTCCTTCTCCGCCACATTTTGTCGGTCCATAATCAACAAGAGATGGATTGTTTATGTTGACACAAATAACACCGATATTATCAACCAAACTCCCTGATCGAACATTCAATCCCTTTATGATCATACCCTCAGGACACTCGGTTCTGCAGGGGTCAGAGGTGTGAGCGTCGGACTGAATACAATCTCCTTCTTCGAATTCGTTCTTGAGTGTTAACTTAATTTTTTGGGGCGGAGTAACAGGTTGCGATGCACCACCGGGAAAAGGATGACATTCGCCGGAAATACGTGTCAAATAATTCCCTTGATGAGAGATGTCATACCCAACACTTATTTGGGTCAACGCTTCCTGTGTAGGGCAAGTACGGAATGTGGATGGAATTTCACCCCTAAGAAATTTTGCCTGAGCCTGATCATCCGATGGAATAACGGCGTAAATGCCATCTTCTTTTGTGTTATCATCATACAAAATATCTCCGGAGAACCGCGTGCAAACGAGAATAATACCGGTTATCCCTCCATCCTCGCCAATTTTCCAACCGGTCGCCACATAATTTTCGGGACACTTGATCCAACTGATACCCCCACTGGCTAACAATGCAATATCCTCTGAAATTCCATTGCCTTGACAATGAAAGCTATCAGGGGGCGGCAAAGTATAGGAAGTCCGTGACACGTTGATTTTATCAACGAAAGAACCGTCAGAACACGAACCACTTTTTGTAGCACCACCCCCGTCACTATGGTCTGCCCCAACAGCCCCCAAAGAAGGAAAGGAAAAAAGAATTTTAGGGAAGAAAACTCCCATCAAAAAAATCAGGCAGGTACAAGTTATAATCCATTTTTTCATATCCTCATAATGTCTATGCAAATAACAAGCCAAAAATATCAAATTTTCTTTAGTAAATTCAACTGATTAGCATTGGCTTAACGTATAAAAATCCCCAATCGGAGAGTTAAGACCCCAAAAGGGGGTGACAAACGTCCAAAGGGAATCCACAGAATTTAAAGAAGACAATTGAAAGCGATCCATGTATGGGGGCATAACATGAGCATGGCTACTGCAAAATCACTGGGAAGAATCATTCAGGAATTGCCGGAAGAGCTTCGCAATGAGGTGGAGGATTTTGCCTATTATCTCTGGGAGAGACGCGTTTCCAATGGCAAACAGCTCAAGGAGTTTGATTTCGATCGTTTGATCGGAATGGGACTGCTGGCACCGCTGAATCCGAATCCACAATTTAAAAATGAAGATAAACTTTGGGAATAAACATGGTCGTTGACACCTCTGTTTTACTTGCCATTTTTTTCAAGGAAAAGCATGCCCTCTGGGCCAAAACTCAGCTGAAAAATTATCAGGGAAAGTTGCGGATGAGCACGGTAAATTTGGCGGAAGTTTTAATTTTGATTCAGGATCGTCAGCCATAGATTTTTGAACAACTCAAGAAGGAAGTTTTTTCTCTCCCGATTCGATTCGTTCCTCCGAATGTTTTGCAAGCCGAGACAAGCGCAGTTGCCCGTTTGAAATTTCCCGCCCTGAATTTGGGCGATTGTTTCGCCTACGCACTGGCCAAAGAGGAGTCCTGCCCCGTTTTAACTCTCGATGAGGATTTTGTAAAATCCGATATCGAAGTGCTATTTCCGGAAAAATAAAGACATAAAAGGAATTCTAAAGGGCACATCTGGAAACCGTGATAATTGGGAACATCCCTAAAGACAGAGGCGTTCCAGACCCTCTTTCCATGGCAGGATCAAAACATTTTTCACTTTTCTTTCTTCGGTACCACGGCAAAGACAAACGCACTCGCAATCGCCAAAATCATGCGCAATGCGTTCAAGAGACCGCAATTCGCCCGCATCGACAAAATCGGCAGACTTGATCTCGATGAGAATCGGAGATTTTCCCGGCCGTTCCATAACCAGATCAACCTCCGCATCTTCATGCGTCCTGAAATAATACAAACGAAAACCCAATTGATAATACGAATTCAATCGCATCAGCTCCAGAATAATGAAGTGTTCAAAGGCTTCGCCAAACGCGTAAGTCTGCGGCAAAAGTTCAACGGTAAGCGTACCCTCCAACGCCCGTTTCACTCCTGTGTCAAAAAGATAAAATTTGGGCGCTTTTGTTTCACGTTTTCTGACAGAACGATGGTAAGGCTGGAGAATCACCCCAACCAAGGTATCTTCAAGTATCTGATAATAAGATTGGACCGTTTTTGCATCCGTGCCGATATCACGCCCTATTTTTGAATAGTTGAGAATCTTTCCGTTGCATTGAGCGGCCACTTCCAAAAAATGGGCGAAGGGTTCAAGCTTTCTCACAATTTGTTCATTCCAGATTTCTTCTTTCAGATAGGTTCTTCCATAGGTTTCAAGATAAGCCCGCTTGTCCGACGCATTGTCGTAGGAATAAATCCCGGGCAATGAGCCATATTGCAGTACATCCTTGAGATCAAAAGGATTCCCCAATTCACGATGGGTCAGGGGAAAAAGTTCATAAAGGAATGCCCTTCCTGCCAGAAGATTTGCGGCTCCGCGTTTTAGCTTGCGGGCACTGGACCCCGTCAAAACAAATTGCAACGGACGCTTAGCACGTTTTGTTTCTTCAATTTGTTGATGGACAACATCAAGAAGCTTGGGCAGTTTTTGTATTTCGTCTATGACGACTCGTTTCAAATCCGGACCCTTTGCCCTAATCTGTTCGATCAAAAAATTTGGATGCCTCAGGAGCAGAGCCTCCTTTTCCAGATTGAGCAAGTCAATGAACAGCGTGTCTTCGTCTGAAAAATTGGCAGACAGATAAGTTGATTTTCCAGTTCCTCGCGCACCAAATAAAAAAAAGCTGTTTGTTTTTGATGGATTAACTATTCTGGAGAACATACTCCGCATTATCGGCGAAAATAGGGATAAAGGTCAATGGTATTTTTACAGGAAAAAGGGGAGTGACAAGGTCTTGTAAACGTGTTTAAAGGCCAACGCAATGCAAACGGTTGACCAAATTGGTATTGAAGAGCGAGCCGCTTCTCTTGCCAAACGTTCCATCAAAAAACAGACCAAAGTAGAAGGCATCCTGCTTGCGATCAGCATGATTGATCTCACCACACTGGAAGGAAAAGATTCCGCCGGAAAAGTGCAAGCGATGTGTCAAAAGGCGATCCGACCGTTAGACTCCGCAAATTTGCAGAGTCAATGTCAAGGCCCGGCTTTGCCGGGCCGCGAAGCAAACTCGAAGAGTTTGCGGAGTCAAATGATACCCAGTGTTGCGGCGGTTTGTGTTTATCCCAGTATGATTCCTATTGCGAAAAAAGCTCTGAAGGGAACGCAAATTAAAATCGCTTCGGTGGCAACCGGTTTTCCAAGCGGGCTGACTCCCCTTTCAATTAAAATTGAAGAAACAAAAAAAGCGGTGGCCATGGGGGCGGATGAAATCGACATGGTACTTTCCCGTGGAAATTTTTTGTCAGGCGAATATGAAAAAGTTTCCGATGAAATCAGTCTTGTCAAAGAAGCGTGCGGCGACTCTCATCTCAAAGTGATTTTGGAAACAGGAGAATTGGAAACCTATGACAATGTACGCAAAGCCAGTTTTTTGGCGATGAACGCGGGAGCCAATTTTATCAAGACCTCCACGGGCAAAGCGGCCGTGAACGCGACACTCCCCGTCACATTGGTGATGTTGGAAGCAATTCGCGACTACTGGTATCAAACAGGCCGGATGATAGGCATGAAACCGGCCGGAGGTATTCGCACCTCGAAACAAGCACTCCAATATCTGGTGATGGTGAAAGAAACACTGGGAGATGCGTGGCTTTCCAACGAATGGTTTCGCTTCGGCGCCAGCACATTGACAAACGATTTGCTGATGCAATTGGCAAAAGAAGCAACGGGAAATTATCAATCGCTGGATTATTTTACGAATGATTAAAGAAACTTCTAAAAAATTGCATAACTGTCATCCCCGCCCCGTATCGCGGTACGGGGTAAACTCCGGCGGGGATCCAGATATTTCAACAATTGCTGGATCCCTGCTGGAGTTTACCCCTGCGGAGGCAGGGGCAGGAATGACAGAAAAATATAATTATTATGACAAATGAGGGACCTATGACAGCACCTGAAAAAAAAGTGACCCGTTTGGAAGTGGTTGAACCAAAAAGTTTGCAATTTGGAAAAAAGTGGGACTATGCCCCCTCTCCCGAATCAACCGATCCCGTTAAAATCAAATTGCGTTACGAACTTTTCATCGGTGGAAAATTTACAGTTCCGAAATCTGGAAATTATTTTAAGACCATCAATCCCGCGACAGAAGAGGTTTTATCAGAGGTTGCCGAAGCCAATGAGGCGGATGTTGATATCGCCGTCAAAGCGGCACGCGTAGCCTATGAAAAATATTGGTCCAAACTTGCTCCCGCTGAACGAGCCAAATATATTTTCAGAATCGCCCGACAGCTTCAAGAAAAAGCGCGCGAATTTGCCATTCTGGAAACGATGGACAACGGCAAACCGATCAAAGAAACCAGAGACTTTGATGTCCCCACTGCGGCGGCGCATCTTTTCTATCACGCAGGCTGGGCAGACAAACTGGAATATGCTTTTCCCGGACGCAAAACACGCCCTCTCGGCGTTTGCGGTCTTATTGTCCCGTGGAATTTTCCGCTCCTGATCGCCATATGGAAAATCGCCCCTGCCTTGGCCACCGGCAACACCGTCGTCATCAAGCCATCCAAGACAACGTCCCTTTCGCTCTTGCACTTGGCCAAAATTATTGAAGAAGCCGATCTCCCGCCGGGGGTTGTCAATGTCGTCACCGGCACGGGCAAAACCGGAGACATGATCGTGCGTCATCAGGACATTCAAAAAATTTCTTTCACCGGTTCTACCGCCGTTGGAAAGGGTATTATCAAGGCAACTGCAGGAACCGGAAAAAGACTGACCATGGAACTCGGAGGTAAATCGGCCAACATCATTTTTGAAGACGCCGCCATCGATCAAGCCATTGAGGGAATTATTCAGGGAATTTATTTCAATCAGGGTCATGTTTGCTGTGCCGGTTCGAGGCTTTTCGTTCAGGAAGGAATTCGTGATTTGGTTATTCGCAAACTGAAAGACCGGATTCAAAGCCTGCGATTGGGGAATCCGCTCGATAAAAACACGGATATTGGCGCCATCATCTCGGGAGAACAGCTGGAGACTATCCGGGAACTCGTAAAATCGGGAGTAGATGAAGGCTGTGAAATTTATCAGGCCCCTTGCGAACTGCCGAAAAAAGGTTTCTGGTTTGCCCCAACGTTCTTTACCGGTGTCGCGCAATCGAACCGGATCGCGAGGGAAGAAATTTTTGGCCCCGTCTTATCAATCCTCACCTTTCGCACGCCGGAAGAGGCTGTTGAAAAAGCCAACAACACAGCTTATGGGTTGGCAGGCGCCGTCTGGACAGACAAGGGTTCCAAAATTTTCAAAATTTCATCAAAGCTAAAGTCTGGTGTTGTCTGGGGAAACACCTACAATAAATTTGATCCCGCATCGCCCTTTGGCGGTTACAAAGAATCCGGCTTCGGGCGCGAAGGAGGATTACACGGCCTTTTGCCGTATGTGGAGTTGGAATAGGGAAATCCATGCCTCAGAATCAAAGAAAATCAAATGTTGATTCGTGGTTGAAAAAAGCGACAACACGCCAAAGAAAGGCTTTGGAAACCGCCTCAAAGTATTTTGATAAAGGGGATTCTTTGACCGTCAACACTCTAGAGGCCATTTACGGACAGGAAAGCGGTTTTGGTTCCAACAGGAGAAGTCGCGGCATCAAGGGTGCCGCGGGAGACATGCAATTCGAAAAAGCTACGGCAATAAGGGTGGGACTTAAAGTTTCCAAAAAGAATGATGAAAGATTCGATATTGCCAAAGCCGCAAGGGCAACGGCTAGATATTTAAAACAATTGGATGCTTCATTTAGTAAAGAAACGAGTTTGGGACCAAATATCAAAACAATTTCCATCCAAGATGCTGATGAAAGGAAAAAATTTGTCCTTGCTTCTATTAACGGTGGCGAAGGAAGGATTGCCCAAGCACAGAAACAGACATTTACGGCGGGAAGAAATCCGGCAAAATGGGATGATGTGAAGGAATATCTTAAAATAGCGGGAGCAACTGTCAGCAAGGTGAAAGAAATCGGGGAGTACGTAACGGCCCTTGGCCGATATGAAGAAGAATTTTCCAGAAAATCACCGGCAGACAAAACATGGAAAGATCGTCCCTCTCCTCTGGAAACTGGTTCGGAATTGGACGGAGGACATTGGATCACCAAAGATGGAAAACACATTTATATCGAAAACTGATGAAACCAACTCTTTTCCATCACAAAAAAATAGCCCTTTTTCTCATCTGTTTTTGTCTTTTTTTAACGGAAGCCAAAGCCGGGGAGAAAGCATCTCTGAATTTGGCTCAATTTTATGCGGACCCCATAACCAAAGGTCTGCGCAAAACCTTCGATAATTATCATAAGCAATACCGGCAAAACCCGTCATTTTATCATGTTGGGATTGAAAACATGCGGCCTTATTTTTATCTATTTGCTGAAAAATTTATTGTGATGGATATACAAGAAACAGGATTTGGCGGTTCTTTTGTAACGATTATGATTTCTCCCAAGAAAAGATTCTTATGGCAGTTATGGATCAGTCAAATAGATACGGAAGAATACAATATTCGCGAAATCAAAGAAATCGCTACAAATAAAGAGGATGCACAACAGTTAACATCTTTGATTTCGGAAAAGCTTATGAAGTATTGGCTATGAT
The nucleotide sequence above comes from Deltaproteobacteria bacterium. Encoded proteins:
- the mltG gene encoding endolytic transglycosylase MltG → MIKRIFKVCIFLLLPLLAALSLVFVYLHHPVQPREAVMVVEKGMAFRTVTSHLAKRGIIEYPWLFFLYAHLRGETKGIKAGEYLFSQPINPLDVLQRLVHGRVNAYKVQIIEGWTLHQIANYLAGLPFIKNPDFKKEFLDLTENKEFIQSLEINSPTLEGYLFPNTYYLYADTPPADYLRNFVKEFKKNYQLATGTLKTIPVYSQNQIMTLASLIEKEAGVEGERPLVASVFYNRLAKGMPLQSDPTVIYGIKNFDGDIKKVDIANPHPYNTYVHAGFPPGPICNPGLASIKAALQPAQTNYIYFVSKGNGTHQFSETIQEHEEGVKRLLLKDLM
- a CDS encoding ATP-binding protein, giving the protein MFSRIVNPSKTNSFFLFGARGTGKSTYLSANFSDEDTLFIDLLNLEKEALLLRHPNFLIEQIRAKGPDLKRVVIDEIQKLPKLLDVVHQQIEETKRAKRPLQFVLTGSSARKLKRGAANLLAGRAFLYELFPLTHRELGNPFDLKDVLQYGSLPGIYSYDNASDKRAYLETYGRTYLKEEIWNEQIVRKLEPFAHFLEVAAQCNGKILNYSKIGRDIGTDAKTVQSYYQILEDTLVGVILQPYHRSVRKRETKAPKFYLFDTGVKRALEGTLTVELLPQTYAFGEAFEHFIILELMRLNSYYQLGFRLYYFRTHEDAEVDLVMERPGKSPILIEIKSADFVDAGELRSLERIAHDFGDCECVCLCRGTEERKVKNVLILPWKEGLERLCL
- a CDS encoding DUF2281 domain-containing protein is translated as MATAKSLGRIIQELPEELRNEVEDFAYYLWERRVSNGKQLKEFDFDRLIGMGLLAPLNPNPQFKNEDKLWE
- the ruvX gene encoding Holliday junction resolvase RuvX, with the translated sequence MQRILCLDVGTKRIGVAISDPFGKTAQGITTLIRTTFPKDCAQILKIFQEYDVEKILIGLPTDLEDAEGPQAKKVRFFEEGLEKFLKENHLDIQIQFWDESFSSREAESILLEGDLSRKKRRKVIDKLAAALILQDYLNSYEGTSKNL
- a CDS encoding JDVT-CTERM domain-containing protein; the protein is MKKWIITCTCLIFLMGVFFPKILFSFPSLGAVGADHSDGGGATKSGSCSDGSFVDKINVSRTSYTLPPPDSFHCQGNGISEDIALLASGGISWIKCPENYVATGWKIGEDGGITGIILVCTRFSGDILYDDNTKEDGIYAVIPSDDQAQAKFLRGEIPSTFRTCPTQEALTQISVGYDISHQGNYLTRISGECHPFPGGASQPVTPPQKIKLTLKNEFEEGDCIQSDAHTSDPCRTECPEGMIIKGLNVRSGSLVDNIGVICVNINNPSLVDYGPTKCGGEGGATYTALCHDGEYVKGFKVRVGEVWEGIQLKCAKINYYAQTLQDVFSGENYFQDLEYGVNMPSREDHNYPDPPATSYWPLCSNGTSFPVRLDVWHNRFCWKSRGLIYDTTVCYDDIVRGAKTYCKEAFIGEETQTAIDLSGFFHRNDEVQQVEFIGTAMADFQDNSETPSEDTSENSATPSARECTGQCSEVIACPSGQIMNFCCNCDDLETAPPNNGGGNDRGNVGPVGHSNQPDPSAGPNTDSAPKSNFSKGGGGCSLNNNASFDPSLAVLFPISLFLLILRRRRLVYL
- a CDS encoding type II toxin-antitoxin system VapC family toxin; translated protein: MVVDTSVLLAIFFKEKHALWAKTQLKNYQGKLRMSTVNLAEVLILIQDRQP
- a CDS encoding aldehyde dehydrogenase family protein, with amino-acid sequence MTAPEKKVTRLEVVEPKSLQFGKKWDYAPSPESTDPVKIKLRYELFIGGKFTVPKSGNYFKTINPATEEVLSEVAEANEADVDIAVKAARVAYEKYWSKLAPAERAKYIFRIARQLQEKAREFAILETMDNGKPIKETRDFDVPTAAAHLFYHAGWADKLEYAFPGRKTRPLGVCGLIVPWNFPLLIAIWKIAPALATGNTVVIKPSKTTSLSLLHLAKIIEEADLPPGVVNVVTGTGKTGDMIVRHQDIQKISFTGSTAVGKGIIKATAGTGKRLTMELGGKSANIIFEDAAIDQAIEGIIQGIYFNQGHVCCAGSRLFVQEGIRDLVIRKLKDRIQSLRLGNPLDKNTDIGAIISGEQLETIRELVKSGVDEGCEIYQAPCELPKKGFWFAPTFFTGVAQSNRIAREEIFGPVLSILTFRTPEEAVEKANNTAYGLAGAVWTDKGSKIFKISSKLKSGVVWGNTYNKFDPASPFGGYKESGFGREGGLHGLLPYVELE
- a CDS encoding type II toxin-antitoxin system VapC family toxin produces the protein MQAETSAVARLKFPALNLGDCFAYALAKEESCPVLTLDEDFVKSDIEVLFPEK
- a CDS encoding transglycosylase SLT domain-containing protein, encoding MPQNQRKSNVDSWLKKATTRQRKALETASKYFDKGDSLTVNTLEAIYGQESGFGSNRRSRGIKGAAGDMQFEKATAIRVGLKVSKKNDERFDIAKAARATARYLKQLDASFSKETSLGPNIKTISIQDADERKKFVLASINGGEGRIAQAQKQTFTAGRNPAKWDDVKEYLKIAGATVSKVKEIGEYVTALGRYEEEFSRKSPADKTWKDRPSPLETGSELDGGHWITKDGKHIYIEN
- the deoC gene encoding deoxyribose-phosphate aldolase, coding for MQTVDQIGIEERAASLAKRSIKKQTKVEGILLAISMIDLTTLEGKDSAGKVQAMCQKAIRPLDSANLQSQCQGPALPGREANSKSLRSQMIPSVAAVCVYPSMIPIAKKALKGTQIKIASVATGFPSGLTPLSIKIEETKKAVAMGADEIDMVLSRGNFLSGEYEKVSDEISLVKEACGDSHLKVILETGELETYDNVRKASFLAMNAGANFIKTSTGKAAVNATLPVTLVMLEAIRDYWYQTGRMIGMKPAGGIRTSKQALQYLVMVKETLGDAWLSNEWFRFGASTLTNDLLMQLAKEATGNYQSLDYFTND